In Juglans regia cultivar Chandler chromosome 5, Walnut 2.0, whole genome shotgun sequence, the following are encoded in one genomic region:
- the LOC108997815 gene encoding uncharacterized protein LOC108997815 has product MTSVSFSIIELQVGGCRRSDVTDDGAVIQYTISDCNGRYGSFYAKAAVSSERENSRKLLAGLKYKKETVKVKGGLQASATGSNGGSFQGWELRRVPSGPDPLHHNGGNPTKPRTP; this is encoded by the exons ATGACGTCAGTTTCTTTCTCGATCATCGAGCTCCAGGTGGGCGGGTGTCGACGGTCGGACGTCACTGACGACGGCGCTGTCATTCAGTATACTATTTCag ATTGTAATGGAAGGTATGGAAGCTTTTACGCCAAGGCAGCTGTTTcctcagagagagagaacagtCGAAAG CTGCTTGCTGGTTTGAAGTACAAGAAAGAGACTGTGAAGGTGAAGGGAGGCCTGCAAGCATCAGCCACCGGTAGTAATGGCGGGAGCTTTCAGGGTTGGGAGTTGAGGAGGGTTCCCTCTGGTCCAGACCCGTTGCACCATAACGGGGGTAACCCAACAAAACCTAGAACTCCTTGA